The Halomonas sp. 'Soap Lake #6' genomic sequence TTAGCCGCCGCCTGGGCACAATACCGCGCCCAAGAAGCGCTAGTTAACGTGTGTGACAAGCACGGCGTTGACTTAACACTGTTCCATGGCCGTGGTGGCACTGTTGGTCGTGGCGGCGGCCCGGCCCACGCGGCGATTCTTTCCCAACCGCCCGGTTCTGTAAACGGCAGTCTTCGGGTGACTGAGCAGGGTGAGATGATACGCTTTAAGTTCGGTCAGCCGGATATTGCCCTACGCTCTATGGAAATTTATGCCTGCGCCGTATTGGAAGCGACGCTGCTGCCGCCGCCGGCACCCGAGCCACATTGGCGCGAAGAGATGGATCAGCTCGCGAAGGTTGGGCACGCGGCATATGTAGGTGTGGTGCGGGAAGATCCGGACTTTGTGCCGTACTTCCGCGCAGTAACACCCGAGGGAGCATTAGGCAGGTTGCCGCTTGGTTCACGGCCCACCAAGCGCCGTCAGGATGGCGGTGTGGAAACCTTGCGTGCCATTCCATGGATCTTTGCCTGGACACAGATTCGCTTAATGCTGCCCGCTTGGTTAGGCAGTGGCGAAGCCTTTTCGCAGCGTTTGGAACAGCCAGGTGGTCGGGAAGTGTTGCAAGAAATGCGTAGCCAGTGGCCGTTCTTTGGCACTTATCTCGATATGCTTGAGATGCTGCTAGCCAAAGCGGACGTGGCCATCGCGGCGTATTATGAGCACCGTCTGGTGGATGAGCCCTCACTTAAAGAACTGGGCAAAAAGCTGCGCGAGCGCTTTGAGCGACTTGAAAATGTGGTGCTGGATATCCTGCAGCAAGAGAAACTGCTCGAGAACACGCCACTGATCCGCCAAGCGATCGATGTGCGTAACCCCTACATAGATCCGCTACACGGTTTACAGGCAGAGCTTTTACAGCGTAACCGCGATGCTGATGGTGCGATTAGTGCCGATTTGTCGAGGGCGCTAATGGTCACCATGGCGGGTATTGCGGCAGGTCTACGTAATACTGGCTAATCGGGCCTGACCCACCAGCGCCGCCAATGAAAGTGGCGGCGCTGTTAAAACCTTACAAGTAGGGAGGGGGAAACAATGACAGTGGATGCTCAGTCGGTACTCGCATTCTGGTTTAATGAGTTGACACCAGCGCAGTGGTTTAAAAAAGATACCGCGCTAGATCAGCAAATTGCCCAGCGGTTTAGTCAGCTGCTGAAGAGTGTCGCGGCCTGTGAATGCTACGGGTGGCGAGGCACTGCGCAGGGTCGGTTGGCTGAAATTATCGTACTGGATCAGTTCTCGCGAAACATTTACCGGGACGACCCACGCGCCTTCGCAAATGATGCGTTAGCCTTGGCGCTTGCTCAGGAGGCGGTAGCCGCTGGGGCAGACGCAGAGCTGGCTATTGAGCAGCGGGTTTTCCTCTATATGCCCTATATGCATAGCGAATCTGCTGCTATTCATGAGTTGGCAATGCAGCTATTTGACCAGCCGGGATTAGAGAATAATCTTGATTTTGAAGTCCGCCACAAGGCGATTATTGATCGTTTTGGACGTTATCCGCACCGTAATGCGCTACTGGGGCGGACTTCTAGCGAAGAAGAGCTGGCTTTTTTACAGCAACCTGGCTCCTCTTTTTAAACCTTTATTTACCCTCTTTTAGCCATATGGCGTTTTATGTCATTACGAAAATCTACCCGTATCAATAAGTACATTAGTGAAAGTGGAATGTGCTCTCGCCGTGAAGCTGACCGTTTTGTAGAGCAGGGCAACGTGTGGATTAATGGTCGCCGTGCCACCACTGGCGATCAGGTAGTGGCGGGGGATCTGGTTAAGGTCAACGGCCAGGAAATTGAGCCCCAGGAAGAAGAGGACTTGGTGCTTATTGCGCTGAATAAGCCGGTGGGTATTGTGAGTACCACGGAGTCCAGTGAAAAAGACAATATTGTCGAATTCGTTAAACACGGCACGCGTATATTTCCCATTGGCCGACTCGATAAAGACTCCCAAGGGCTGATTTTTTTAACCAATAACGGTGATTTGGTTAATAAGATTCTGCGCGCCAATAACAATCATGAAAAAGAGTATTTGGTGACGGTGAACAAACCGATCACCGATGAATTTGTCAATGGCATGCAAAGTGGCGTACCAATTCTTGGACAAGTGACAAAGCGCTGCAAGGTACAAAAAGAGTCCACCTTTGTATTCACTATTACCTTGGTTCAGGGGCTAAATCGTCAAATCCGCCGTATGTGCGAATACTTTGGCTATGAGGTCACCCAGCTTATTCGTACTCGCATTATGAACGTGGCGTTAAAAGGTTTGGCTCTGGGCGACTGGCGTGATCTCACACCCAAAGAGATCAATACCATTATCGCTTTAACTGAAAGCTCAGAAGTAGCTCCCGAGAAGGCCAAGCCCGCAAGACCTAAGTACAATTCGCGTTCAGACGCTGGAAAGCCAGGTAAATCGGCAGCTAAAACCCATCATAAGCCCGCTAAGCCTGGCGCTAAAGCCGCTGGGGAAAAGCCCGTTTCCAAGGGTAAGAGAGTGGCCAGTGGGAAAGTGCGCACAGGGCCGAACGCCAAAGCTAGTGCTAGCGGCAAACCTAACCTAAAGGCCAAAACCGTTGGAAAGCCCAATGTAAAAGGCAAAGCTAGCACTAAAGCAGTGGGTAAAGGGCGTGTTGGGCGCGGCAAGCCAGTGGCTGGTGGCAAGCCTTCACAGCGGCGCAAGTAGCCGTTGGCTTTGTTTGTTCGTCGCCGCTGTGTGGGGTTAATGCTGCTTATTTTGTCTATCACCTGTGCCGAGTGACTCGATGCTGATTCTAATAGCCGCTTTTTATGTTGTTGTCAGCGTTGCTGCTTATATCACTTACGCTGTCGATAAAAAGGCGGCTATCAAAAAGCGCCGACGAGTGAGCGAGAAATCGTTGCACCTGCTCGCTTTAGCCGGGGGTTGGCCGGGAGCATGGCTGGCGCAACAACGCTTACGGCATAAAACCCAAAAAACACCCTTCCGGCTGGTTTACTGGCTCACGGTAGCGCTAAATTTAGCGATCTTGTGGGGAGTGGTGTCTCTCTTTGAAATTTTTAGCCGTTAACTGTTTAGCGTAGCGGGTACTGTTTAGCGCACGGGTATAAATGCCGAAAAACCGACTGCTCATGGTTTCATGCGTTAGGCGCAAACAGAAAGTTAGCAATCAGCTCTTTACCGCCTTCAGTGGCAAACGATTCCGGGTGGAATTGAATGCCGTGAATTGGGTACTCCCTGTGCTTAACACCCATTAGCTCAAACTCTGCCATTGCCTGCCAGCGGTCGCGCTGCTCGAAATTGTCAGCTTCCAGGGCACCTACCGCTGCGGTCACTTCCAGACACTCAGGTAGAGTAGCTGCATCGGCAATCAGCGAGTGGTAGCGCATGACCTCAAGTTGGTCGGGCACGCCGTTAAATACCGATGCGTTATTGTGGTTGATTGGACTGATCTTGCCGTGCATGGGTAGTGGCGCTTTCACCACCTTGCCGCCGAATACATGCACAATGCCCTGCATACCCAAGCAAACCCCCAGCAGCGGGGTGGTTTTACCGAGTTTTTCGATGACTTCAGCGCACACACCGAAGTAGCGTGGGTCATCCGGCGAGCCTGGACCAGGGGAGATAATGATCCGGTCAGGGGCTATTGCCTCTATCGCTTTAAAATCCACCTGATCGTTGCGCTTAACAATAATTTCAAAGTGGGGCAGAGCGCCGCGATTCTTCTCCGTGGTGAGAATTTCACCTATAAACTGGTAGAGGTTATAGGTGAAAGAGTCGTAATTATCGATGATAAGTACCTTCATGCTTGGCTCTCCATGTCCGTCTCCATAAAGGGGGCTAGGGCTTTGCGAGTACCGGCAAATTTGCGACGAATCTCTTCATACTCATCAGCAGCGTTACTATCGAACACGTTACCACCACAGGTTTGTACGTAAGCACGCTCGCCGTTCACGAATACTGTACGAATCGGTATTGCAAAGGTGCAGTCGCCGTTAAAGGAGAACTGGCCCACCGCGCCGCCGTAGGGGCCACGTCCATCGGTTTCGAGGTCATCGATAATTTTCATTGCTTCGATTTTTGGCGCGCCTGTTAATGTTCCCGCCGGAAAATTGCTGGCCAGGGCGCTAAACATATCCTCACCCTCGGCAATAATGCCGACAATTTCACTAGAGATATGTTGAACATGGCTAAAACGCTTAATGTCCATCAGGCTGCGCACTTTAACCGTTCCAAATTGCGCCACGCGGCCAATATCGTTGCGATGCAAATCCACAATCATATTGTGTTCAGCGATCTCTTTGGGATCGTTCAGCAACGCGCGTGCCAGTTGGGTATCTTCTTGTGGTGTTTGGCCCCGGGTGGTGGTGCCTGCCAGCGGGAAGGTTTCCATTTCGCCCTGGCGCACCCGGAACAGTAGCTCGGGACTAGCGCCAATCAGTTTCTGCTCGCCAAATTTGACGTAGTACATCTGCGGTGACGGGTTAATCGTGCGCAGCTTGTCATACAACGCCAGGGTGTCGCCCTGGAGCCGGAAGCGTTTTTTAAAGCCAACTTCGCATTGGAATACTTTGCCATCGATAATATCCTGCTTCACCTTGGCCACCGCCTCGGCGTGTTCTGCCTGGCTCATGGTGTCGCCGAGGGCAGTGATCTGCAGAGGGCCTGCTGGCTCATCGTCTGCATCAATGAGCGTCTGCAGAAATTCGTAGCGGCTGTTATCGTAGTAGAAGTAGGTGACTTCCCCGGTCATCTTGTCGAGGATCAGGCCATCTTTGTAGAGCCCAAAGCGAAAGGTGTCGAAATCATCGTTGGCTTTTAGCGTAAGCGATGGCTCGAAATACTGCATGGCATCGTAACCGAGATAACCGCTTAACCCGCCAGCGTACTTGCGGGAAATAATATTTTGCGGGATCAGGCTGCGCAGTAGTTCGTATGGGTTATCGCTGGGGTAGTGGTTGGTACTGCCGTCACGCCCTTCAATGGTTAGTGTGTTGCCGTTGGCGTACAGCGTGTACTCGGGATCAAAGCCGATGATCGAGTGGCGCGCTATATGGCTATCTTCTCCCAGGGACTCCAGCATGTAGCAAGTATCAAACTGGCGTTCAATTTTCTGAAACAGCGCGAAGAAATCGCAGTCGGCGGCCAGAGTAACGTAGTGAGGCTTGCGTGGCAGCGTAAAGGGCTGCGGGCCTGATGATGTAGGCGTAGTGGTCGTCGTCATGATTAATCGGTCCGTGAAGAGGGTGACGATACTGAAGTGGGTAACGTAGTTAAGGCACGTGAACCTCGAGATACTGTAGCAATACCAACGCCCAGAGTTTCGGCAATTTTGCGGTGGGGAACACCTTCGCGCAGTAGCTTAAAAATTTGTAGGCGTTTGCTTATTTCTTGGTACTCTGCTGGGGTTAACAGGCTGGCTAACGCTTCGTTCATCGCCTCTGGTGAGTCGAGGGCAAGCAAATAGTCTACTAAATCAGCCTGATGGACATCATCTAACGACATGGATTGAAGTCACTTTATTGCCACCGAAGTAAGGTAATAAATATATTGTACTAGCGTACTAGTACAATATCTTATTGCCCAGTGAAGTCAAGCCGTTCGCATCAAGTTGAGGAAATCCGATGACTGGCTACTTTATTCAAGCGTTTATTTACCTTATTGCTGCGGTGATTGCCGTTCCCCTAGCTAAGCGTTTTGGGCTTGGCTCTGTATTGGGGTACTTGGTGGCAGGGGTAGCGATTGGTCCTGTGCTGGGGCTGGTCGGGCAAGAAACGACGACTATTCAGCACTTTGCTGAATTTGGTGTTGTGATGATGCTGTTTTTAGTCGGCATGGAGCTTGACCCAAAAGGCTTATGGGCCATGCGGGTGCGTTTGTTGGGGCTAGGCGGTCTGCAGGTGCTAATCACTGCAGCTGCGGGTACTGCCATTGGCTGGTGGTTGGGGCTTGTGTGGCAAACGGCCTTAGCCATAGGGCTGATTTTTGCCCTTTCTTCCACTGCGATAGTGCTGCAAACCCTAAACGAAAAAGGGCTCACGAAAACAGAAGGAGGACGCAGTGCATTTTCGGTGCTGCTATTTCAGGATATAGCGGTCATTCCCATGCTGGCGCTGATTCCATTACTGGCGCTGCCCGAGTTGATGGGCGAAGGCGGCAGTTATGCTGAGCACGGAAGCCTAAGCCTTGTAGCAGATATGTCTCCATGGCTTCACGGCTTGGTAGTTGTAGGAGCCATTGGGCTCGTGATTGTTGGTGGGTATTACCTCGGGCCTTTACTGTTTCGCTATGTGGTTTCTTCAGGCTTGAGAGAGGTGTTTACTGCTGCCGCTTTAATGCTGGTGATTGGCATCTCTGCACTGATGGGGATTGTCAATTTGTCCCCCGCGCTGGGCGCATTCTTGGCGGGTGTTGTACTGGCTAATAGTGAATTCAAGCACGAAATTGAAGCCAATATTGAGCCGTTCAAGGGGCTCCTGTTGGGTTTGTTTTTTATTACGGTAGGAGCAGGAATCAATTTTCAGGTGCTGGCGGCGCAGTGGCCTACTGTATTGGCGCTTGGGTTAGCGGTCATTACTGTAAAAGGTGCCGTCTTGTTTGGGTTGGCATTACTGTTTCGGGTTCGCAGCAGTAATGGCTGGCTGTTTACATTAAGCCTTGCCCAGGCGGGCGAGTTTGGGTTTGTGTTGTTAACGTACAGTGTACAAAGCAATGTTATTCCGGTTGATGTATCGCAAGTACTTTCGCTGGTTGTTGCTTTCTCAATGTTTGTAACACCGCTGTTGTTTATTGCTTATGACCGCTTGGTACTGCCGCGCTACCAAACAGTTAAAAATGATCAGCGCAGTGCCGATACCATTGAAGAGCAAGCACCGGTTATCGTTGCTGGTGTTGGACGCTTTGGTCAGGTTGTCTGTCGTCTGCTGCGGGCACACAATATCCCTACTGTGGCTTTGGATCTAGAGCTTGAGCAAGTTGAATTGCTCCGTCATATTCATATTAAAAGCTATTTTGGAGATGCCAGCCGTTCAGATCTTTTGCAAACTGCTGGCATTTCGCAAGCGCGCCTGATGGTTATTGCTATCGATGACCGCGAGCGTGCTGTAGGCATGGTTAAGTACGTTAAAAAGTACTATCCCAATGTCAGGGTGTTAGCGCGAGCGTTTGACCGTGGCCATGGATATCAGCTTCGCGAAGCGGGCGCTGACGATGTGGCGAGGGAGGTTTATCACTCTGCGTTGGAACTAGGTGGCTGTGCATTAACAGCCATGGGAGTGCATCCCTTACGCGCAAAGCAGATGATTGAATCTTTTGAACAGCATGAAAAAGCCCATGAGGATGAGCTGTTTGAAGCCTGGAAAGAGATAGAAGAGGGCATTAGCTTTAGCCCGCGTTATGGCGAACTCTTTATGAAGCTGGAGGAAGCGCTTAGTGCGCCAATACAGCCAGAGAGGAGCGAGCCAAAAGAGTGAGCGATCCAAATAAAAGTGTGGCCCGCAATGCAATAGCCACGTGAGGCCGCAAGGCGAGGTATTAGGAGGCTAAGTTTAAAAGTACTGGTGGGAGTAAAAGGTCTCAGGAGGTTAAAACGGCAGGTGTAGTGAGGCGCTGAGTATATTGAGATGGTTTAGGGTAGGGGCGTCAAGACGCTCGTACTCTAAACGGCTAACCACGCGGTTGACAGTCATGGTGGCGCCAAATCCTTGCAGTAGCGCAGTACCACCGTCGGTGGCGAGGAGTTGGTCGGCTTCACTACGCCACTCGGTCAGGCCAGATTTTGCGTAAACACTAAATGCTCCCATGCGCACACCAGCAACAATGGCTCCGCTTAGGGTGAGGGTATCCATTATTAAGGGGGAAACACCGGTAGTAATAGGGACTTCCTCGCTTTCGCGGTAGGCAATTTCAGCACCGATATCTAGCCGTGGTAGCCGGTCAGGACTGAAACCAGCAGTTAAGCGAAAGCCCGTGGTGTAGTTATCTAAGCTATTTAAATCGCTTCCTTCCAGTACAACGCCATTTTCCAGCCGAATGAGTTCGCTATCAGCGTACGCGTAGGCGATAACAGGAACATCGTCTGCGTAGCTCATCAAAGGGAGGGCGGGGCCGACAACACTACAGAGTAGGATGCTTGCCAAGCGATTCATTGGCGTTCCTCTATCCTTTATTATGGAGGTCAATCTACTTAGATTAGCAACGGGCGCTGATTTCCACCACGTTAATTGCACGAATCGATAAATTTTCTAGCAGATTTTTACCCATTTGCAAAAAGCGTTCGCCAAATACCCACTGTGGTGAGAGCACGGCGGCATGTGATGCTTGCTCTTTTTGGCGCTGACGTTGGCGCCACTCCAGCGCGGTGCTACTCCAGTCTTCGCTATGCAGAAGCTGAAAGCCGTTTGCCTCTAGTAGTTGTGTCAGCTCTGTCATAGTGAGCAGGTGCGAATGCTCCTGCGTCGCAGCCCAGGGCACCGGGAAGCGTAGCTCGGTAATGTTTTCACCGCTTACCACTTCGTGCATCACCAGCCTGCCTCCAGGGCGAAGCACGCGACGGCATTGCGCAATCACCCGGTTGGGGTCCGGCATGTTCATTAGGCTGTGTTGAAACAGTACGGCATCAAAGGTGTTTTCGGCAAAGGGGAGAGCGCTGGCATTGCCGGTAATATAGCGAAGTGATGCACCGCTCTGGTCAAGGGAGTGCGGTTCTAAGGTAAGTTGGCTCAGCGTTTGGTTAAGGGCATTAAAGCGATGGGTAATATCCAGCCCGGTAATCTGCAACCCCAGTGCTGCCCCTTGGCGCATTAAGCCGCCTAGCCCCGAGCCAATATCCAGCACCTTTGGGTGCTCTTTGGGATCAAGTAGGCTCAGCAGTTTTTTTGAGGCGGCTATACCGCCGATATGCAGCTGGTCTAACGGGGCAAGCTGATGAAGAGTGGGGCCATGGGGGTAGTGGGTGCGAACTTGAGTAAGAATTGCATCATCGCGCAGCCCTTGATGATAGTGCTCGGTTAACCGCTGGTGATCGGGCATGTCAGTGTCTCGGTATTCTAAAAAATAACAACGCCGACCACCGGGCCGGCGTTTACGGTGGAGACGGCTACTATTCTCACTTACTCATCCAACTTTCTCATCCCACTTACTCGCCTAACTTACTCGTCTAACCCTAATTCCTGGATAGAGATTTCGCGCATTTTAAACTTCTGGATTTTACCCGTTACGGTCATTGGGAATTCATCAACAAATTTGAAGTAGCGTGGAATCTTAAAGTGAGTGATTTTGCCCTTGCAGTAGTCGCGTAGCTCTTCGCCGGTTATTTCGCCTGCGCTGCTGTTGAGCTTCACCCAGGCGATTAACTCTTCGCCGTACTTCTTATCCGGGACGCCGGTTACTTGTACTTCTGAAATAGCAGGGTGGGCGTATAAAAACTCTTCAATCTCTTTGGGGTACACGTTTTCTCCACCGCGAATGACCATGTCTTTGATACGGCCGACGATTTGGATATAGCCCTCATCGTCCATGGTTGCCAGGTCGCCGGTATGCATCCAACCTGAATCATCAATGGCTTCCGCAGTGGCTTTTTCGTTTTTCCAGTACTTAAGCATCACGCTGTAACCGCGGGTGCACAGCTCGCCGATTTCGCCACGGGGAAGGATATCACCGTTACCAGGGTCGACAATTTTGCTCTCCAAGTGGGGCTGGGTGCGGCCCACCGTGGAGACGCGTTTTTCGATGCTGTCATTAGCGCCTGTTTGGGTCGAAACAGGGCTTGTTTCTGTCATGCCGTAGGCAATCTGCACGCCCTTCATGTTCATCTTATTAATTACTTGCTTCATGATTTCTGCAGGACAGATAGAGCCCGCCATAATACCGGTGCGCAGCGTGGAAAAGTCGGTGCTGGCGAAGTCTGGATGCTCAAGTTCAGCGATAAACATGGTCGGCACGCCATACAGTGCAGTGGCTTTTTGTTCATGCACTGCTTTTAGCACTTTACCGGGGTCGAAGCCCTCATCGGGGTAGATCATCGTTGCGCCGTGGGTCATGCAGCCCAGGTTGCCCATTACCATGCCAAAGCAGTGGTAGAGGGGGACGGGGATCACCAGGCGGTCTTCACTGGTAAAGCCCATACTTTCGGCAACGAAAAAACCGTTATTGAGAATATTATGATGAGAAAGCGTGGCGCCTTTTGGGAAACCCGTGGTGCCGGAAGTGTACTGAATATTAATAGGGTCATCGAACTGTAGTGTGGCTTGCAGGTCGTCCACATCGGTTTGACTGACCTTGTTGGCTTCATTGATAAAATCAGCCCAGCGCCACATCCCGCTATGTTTATCGGTGCTTAAGTTAATCACACACTCTAGGTCAGGCAGCTTTGCTGATGTTAGTTGGCCTTCGGCGCAGTGGTTCAGCTCGGGGGCTAGCTCAAACAGCATGGCGGTGTAGTCTGAGCTTTTGAATTGATTGGCAGTTACCAGAAAGCGGGCACCGGATTGATTGAGCGCGTAATCAAGCTCATGGGTGCGGTAGGATGGGT encodes the following:
- a CDS encoding monovalent cation:proton antiporter-2 (CPA2) family protein, with product MTGYFIQAFIYLIAAVIAVPLAKRFGLGSVLGYLVAGVAIGPVLGLVGQETTTIQHFAEFGVVMMLFLVGMELDPKGLWAMRVRLLGLGGLQVLITAAAGTAIGWWLGLVWQTALAIGLIFALSSTAIVLQTLNEKGLTKTEGGRSAFSVLLFQDIAVIPMLALIPLLALPELMGEGGSYAEHGSLSLVADMSPWLHGLVVVGAIGLVIVGGYYLGPLLFRYVVSSGLREVFTAAALMLVIGISALMGIVNLSPALGAFLAGVVLANSEFKHEIEANIEPFKGLLLGLFFITVGAGINFQVLAAQWPTVLALGLAVITVKGAVLFGLALLFRVRSSNGWLFTLSLAQAGEFGFVLLTYSVQSNVIPVDVSQVLSLVVAFSMFVTPLLFIAYDRLVLPRYQTVKNDQRSADTIEEQAPVIVAGVGRFGQVVCRLLRAHNIPTVALDLELEQVELLRHIHIKSYFGDASRSDLLQTAGISQARLMVIAIDDRERAVGMVKYVKKYYPNVRVLARAFDRGHGYQLREAGADDVAREVYHSALELGGCALTAMGVHPLRAKQMIESFEQHEKAHEDELFEAWKEIEEGISFSPRYGELFMKLEEALSAPIQPERSEPKE
- a CDS encoding anthranilate synthase component II is translated as MKVLIIDNYDSFTYNLYQFIGEILTTEKNRGALPHFEIIVKRNDQVDFKAIEAIAPDRIIISPGPGSPDDPRYFGVCAEVIEKLGKTTPLLGVCLGMQGIVHVFGGKVVKAPLPMHGKISPINHNNASVFNGVPDQLEVMRYHSLIADAATLPECLEVTAAVGALEADNFEQRDRWQAMAEFELMGVKHREYPIHGIQFHPESFATEGGKELIANFLFAPNA
- a CDS encoding DUF924 family protein, whose translation is MTVDAQSVLAFWFNELTPAQWFKKDTALDQQIAQRFSQLLKSVAACECYGWRGTAQGRLAEIIVLDQFSRNIYRDDPRAFANDALALALAQEAVAAGADAELAIEQRVFLYMPYMHSESAAIHELAMQLFDQPGLENNLDFEVRHKAIIDRFGRYPHRNALLGRTSSEEELAFLQQPGSSF
- a CDS encoding DUF1294 domain-containing protein is translated as MLILIAAFYVVVSVAAYITYAVDKKAAIKKRRRVSEKSLHLLALAGGWPGAWLAQQRLRHKTQKTPFRLVYWLTVALNLAILWGVVSLFEIFSR
- the rluF gene encoding 23S rRNA pseudouridine(2604) synthase RluF, coding for MSLRKSTRINKYISESGMCSRREADRFVEQGNVWINGRRATTGDQVVAGDLVKVNGQEIEPQEEEDLVLIALNKPVGIVSTTESSEKDNIVEFVKHGTRIFPIGRLDKDSQGLIFLTNNGDLVNKILRANNNHEKEYLVTVNKPITDEFVNGMQSGVPILGQVTKRCKVQKESTFVFTITLVQGLNRQIRRMCEYFGYEVTQLIRTRIMNVALKGLALGDWRDLTPKEINTIIALTESSEVAPEKAKPARPKYNSRSDAGKPGKSAAKTHHKPAKPGAKAAGEKPVSKGKRVASGKVRTGPNAKASASGKPNLKAKTVGKPNVKGKASTKAVGKGRVGRGKPVAGGKPSQRRK
- a CDS encoding AMP-binding protein gives rise to the protein MASPAPILPSYTSSTADKPLLGMTIGDKLDQIVAQYPDNDALIALHQNIHWSYRQLQEEVNRCARALLAIGVKKGDRVGIWAPNCSEWTLTQFATAKIGAILVNINPSYRTHELDYALNQSGARFLVTANQFKSSDYTAMLFELAPELNHCAEGQLTSAKLPDLECVINLSTDKHSGMWRWADFINEANKVSQTDVDDLQATLQFDDPINIQYTSGTTGFPKGATLSHHNILNNGFFVAESMGFTSEDRLVIPVPLYHCFGMVMGNLGCMTHGATMIYPDEGFDPGKVLKAVHEQKATALYGVPTMFIAELEHPDFASTDFSTLRTGIMAGSICPAEIMKQVINKMNMKGVQIAYGMTETSPVSTQTGANDSIEKRVSTVGRTQPHLESKIVDPGNGDILPRGEIGELCTRGYSVMLKYWKNEKATAEAIDDSGWMHTGDLATMDDEGYIQIVGRIKDMVIRGGENVYPKEIEEFLYAHPAISEVQVTGVPDKKYGEELIAWVKLNSSAGEITGEELRDYCKGKITHFKIPRYFKFVDEFPMTVTGKIQKFKMREISIQELGLDE
- a CDS encoding class I SAM-dependent methyltransferase gives rise to the protein MPDHQRLTEHYHQGLRDDAILTQVRTHYPHGPTLHQLAPLDQLHIGGIAASKKLLSLLDPKEHPKVLDIGSGLGGLMRQGAALGLQITGLDITHRFNALNQTLSQLTLEPHSLDQSGASLRYITGNASALPFAENTFDAVLFQHSLMNMPDPNRVIAQCRRVLRPGGRLVMHEVVSGENITELRFPVPWAATQEHSHLLTMTELTQLLEANGFQLLHSEDWSSTALEWRQRQRQKEQASHAAVLSPQWVFGERFLQMGKNLLENLSIRAINVVEISARC
- a CDS encoding Trp family transcriptional regulator yields the protein MSLDDVHQADLVDYLLALDSPEAMNEALASLLTPAEYQEISKRLQIFKLLREGVPHRKIAETLGVGIATVSRGSRALTTLPTSVSSPSSRTD
- a CDS encoding anthranilate synthase component I family protein → MTTTTTPTSSGPQPFTLPRKPHYVTLAADCDFFALFQKIERQFDTCYMLESLGEDSHIARHSIIGFDPEYTLYANGNTLTIEGRDGSTNHYPSDNPYELLRSLIPQNIISRKYAGGLSGYLGYDAMQYFEPSLTLKANDDFDTFRFGLYKDGLILDKMTGEVTYFYYDNSRYEFLQTLIDADDEPAGPLQITALGDTMSQAEHAEAVAKVKQDIIDGKVFQCEVGFKKRFRLQGDTLALYDKLRTINPSPQMYYVKFGEQKLIGASPELLFRVRQGEMETFPLAGTTTRGQTPQEDTQLARALLNDPKEIAEHNMIVDLHRNDIGRVAQFGTVKVRSLMDIKRFSHVQHISSEIVGIIAEGEDMFSALASNFPAGTLTGAPKIEAMKIIDDLETDGRGPYGGAVGQFSFNGDCTFAIPIRTVFVNGERAYVQTCGGNVFDSNAADEYEEIRRKFAGTRKALAPFMETDMESQA